One Fusobacterium ulcerans DNA segment encodes these proteins:
- a CDS encoding MurR/RpiR family transcriptional regulator, with protein sequence MTGIAKLYRKNYNNLTKAEKQIAEYICGNPKKVIMMTSLDLGKELNVSDATVLRFSKKIGFSKYNELKEYLAEELEARKSVIDKMLDNWNNDREDNNSVKKMINADIKNMQKLYMDLDLEEIDNVVKLMQTSKKIFVIGVGSSRAVAEMLGWHCMVLGLEAVTISEGGYGLFEKIAHVTKDDCVIFFSVPKYLKDEVQMMELLHTKKVPSVVITNNLFSKIASYASIFIPVETDNTSFFNSFILHAEVCNVILLKLFEGDRNRYFQYFKQNEKDQSFLYEDEEPSSTY encoded by the coding sequence ATGACTGGAATTGCAAAGCTGTACAGGAAAAACTATAATAACCTGACTAAAGCTGAAAAACAAATAGCAGAATATATCTGTGGTAACCCTAAAAAAGTTATCATGATGACTTCCTTAGACCTTGGAAAAGAGCTCAATGTCAGTGATGCAACAGTGTTGAGATTTTCTAAGAAAATAGGATTTTCTAAATATAATGAACTTAAAGAATATCTTGCAGAAGAATTGGAAGCAAGAAAAAGTGTCATTGATAAAATGCTAGATAACTGGAACAATGACAGAGAGGATAATAACAGTGTTAAGAAAATGATAAATGCTGATATTAAAAATATGCAGAAACTTTACATGGATTTAGATTTAGAAGAAATAGATAATGTAGTAAAGCTTATGCAGACATCAAAAAAAATATTTGTTATTGGGGTAGGAAGCAGCAGAGCTGTTGCTGAAATGCTTGGATGGCATTGCATGGTTTTAGGTCTGGAAGCTGTAACAATATCTGAAGGAGGATATGGATTATTTGAAAAAATAGCCCATGTGACAAAAGATGACTGTGTAATATTTTTCAGTGTTCCTAAATATCTGAAAGATGAAGTACAGATGATGGAGCTTCTCCATACTAAAAAAGTTCCTTCAGTTGTTATTACAAATAATCTTTTCTCTAAAATTGCTTCTTATGCTTCTATATTTATCCCAGTTGAAACAGATAATACAAGTTTTTTTAATTCTTTTATACTTCATGCAGAGGTATGTAATGTTATTCTTCTAAAACTTTTTGAAGGAGACAGAAACAGATATTTTCAATATTTCAAACAAAATGAGAAGGATCAAAGCTTCCTTTACGAAGATGAGGAGCCTTCTTCTACATATTAA
- a CDS encoding MerR family transcriptional regulator: MKEYYLINEVSKITEIPVSTLRYYSNENLVTPAFRDKSNNYNYYSLEQIFNLKLINYIRNLGISLEQIKEYIFTKEEDKFEKILKEIISEVQNKIVCLKNQKKILEKHLMNHKTGKNIELDIPFIKGFEDIKGTEISPEEKIFERFPLKFEYKYFGFKFLKNDLQEEIKGSHLYISFKNRENKSVVLNKGSYICMWSESLFKKEDISNSIERVQKWAELKDILISQNIFVFFEEEYTLFKENSKIRYLVMILIDNEI; the protein is encoded by the coding sequence CTACATTGAGATACTATAGCAATGAAAACTTAGTTACTCCTGCTTTTAGAGATAAAAGCAATAACTATAATTATTATTCTTTAGAACAGATTTTTAATTTAAAATTGATAAACTATATAAGAAATCTGGGAATATCTCTGGAGCAGATAAAAGAATATATCTTTACTAAAGAAGAGGATAAGTTTGAAAAGATATTGAAAGAAATAATTTCTGAAGTTCAAAATAAAATTGTATGTTTAAAAAACCAGAAAAAAATTTTAGAAAAGCACTTGATGAATCATAAAACAGGTAAGAATATAGAATTAGACATCCCCTTTATAAAAGGGTTTGAAGATATAAAAGGAACAGAGATTTCCCCAGAAGAGAAAATCTTTGAAAGATTTCCTCTTAAGTTTGAATATAAGTATTTTGGATTTAAATTTCTTAAAAATGATTTACAAGAAGAAATAAAAGGATCCCACTTATATATTTCTTTTAAAAACAGGGAGAATAAATCTGTTGTTTTAAATAAAGGGAGCTATATTTGTATGTGGAGTGAAAGTCTTTTTAAGAAAGAGGATATATCCAACAGTATAGAGAGAGTTCAAAAATGGGCTGAATTAAAAGATATTTTAATTTCTCAGAATATCTTTGTCTTTTTTGAAGAGGAATACACTCTGTTTAAAGAAAATTCTAAGATAAGGTACTTAGTTATGATTCTAATAGATAATGAAATATAA